From a single Brassica oleracea var. oleracea cultivar TO1000 chromosome C5, BOL, whole genome shotgun sequence genomic region:
- the LOC106292909 gene encoding uncharacterized protein LOC106292909, protein MSSLEQEMFLQWGNKKRMRRLRASANKDTKHISQRQSNSSSHETFLFHSSRFSRGSEGAILRSGPPPEKEKEERYYTTRGVVDTNGEDSNGKGEESMWPKLFVTLSSKEKEEDFMAMKGCKPSHRPKKRAKLIQKSLLLVSPGTWLADMCPDRYDVTVKKSSKKRRARGLKAMGNNIESDSD, encoded by the exons ATGTCGTCGTTAGAACAAGAAATGTTCTTACAGTGGGGAAACAAGAAGAGAATGAGACGCCTAAGAGCCTCCGCCAACAAGGACACCAAACACATCTCGCAACGCCAATCTAACTCTTCATCTCACGAGACCTTCCTCTTTCATTCCTCAAGATTCTCCAG AGGATCAGAAGGTGCAATACTCAGATCCGGACCACCGCCAGAGAAAGAGAAAGAGGAGAGGTATTACACTACGAGAGGCGTTGTTGATACCAACGGAGAAGACAGCAACGGCAAGGGAGAGGAGAGCATGTGGCCGAAGCTGTTTGTGACGCTGTCGAGCAAAGAGAAGGAAGAAGACTTCATGGCTATGAAAGGCTGTAAACCTTCGCATAGGCCTAAGAAGAGAGCCAAACTCATCCAAAAAAGCTTACTC TTGGTGAGTCCTGGAACATGGTTGGCTGATATGTGTCCGGATAGATACGATGTTACGGTCAAGAAGAGCTCTAAGAAG AGGAGAGCAAGAGGATTAAAAGCAATGGGGAATAATATTGAGAGCGATTCAGATTGA
- the LOC106343349 gene encoding uncharacterized protein LOC106343349, producing the protein MTSSQGDMDLEEWELLPKSYFKDLDLDHDEDHQEAMILDCFLSPSTQDPLHKIESPPRSIVVLTKPLQVPMAWEPVLDHENKNIPDLDPDPTQTLLMESVPSPSVSFKKSKETEFADMKIDPPAWITSPVPSIDAASCEGSVDLRVKKENDDVTSGHGGEKLNLWKIGLNGIGAVCSFGVAAAAATVCVLFLGHNNIKVCKNKNHKLRFQIYSDDHKRMNEAVNHATKVNEAIFAMKGVPVVRAQISFGGHYDGL; encoded by the exons ATGACATCATCTCAAGGAGACATGGATCTTGAGGAGTGGGAGTTACTCCCCAAAAGCTATTTCAAGGATCTTGATCTTGATCATGACGAGGATCATCAAGAAGCCATGATACTGGATTGCTTCCTCTCCCCATCTACTCAAGATCCTCTCCACAAGATAGAGTCTCCTCCAAGATCCATAGTTGTCCTCACAAAGCCCCTCCAAGTCCCCATGGCTTGGGAACCAGTGTTGGATCACGAGAACAAGAATATCCCCGATCTTGACCCGGATCCAACACAGACCCTTTTGATGGAGTCTGTTCCGTCACCAAGCGTATCCTTCAAGAAATCGAAGGAAACTGAATTTGCCGACATGAAAATTGACCCACCAGCGTGGATCACGAGTCCTGTGCCTTCGATAGATGCTGCGAGTTGCGAAGGAAGCGTTGACTTGCGAGTGAAGAAAGAGAATGATGATGTGACGAGTGGACATGGTGGTGAGAAACTGAACTTATGGAAGATTGGTCTTAATGGGATCGGAGCTGTTTGCTCTTTTGGCGTTGCAGCAGCAGCTGCTACAGTATGTGTCTTGTTCCTCGGACACAACAACATCAAAGTTTGTAAGAACAAGAACCATAAGCTTAGGTTCCAGATTTACTCCGATGATCATAAG AGGATGAATGAAGCTGTGAATCATGCAACAAAGGTTAATGAAGCAATCTTTGCAATGAAAGGTGTTCCTGTCGTAAGAGCTCAAATATCTTTTGGAGGTCACTACGATGGACTTTGA
- the LOC106292541 gene encoding 5'-adenylylsulfate reductase-like 5, which produces MDLRVPILFFFLSTICFPSVLASSSPVEFSVCNHEFELFRFDLDSKCPSSLHPAPPIQVDGETLDRLIMSLNYDGNGYMSVLFYASWCPFSRAVRPKFDMLSSMFPQIQHLAVEHSQALPSVFSRYGIRSLPSILIVNQTSKARYRGQKDLTSLIEFYEESTGLKPVQYVAEAEPATSLDATNGNLITWLRKGTSISEIFRQDPFLVLSLLFICLQIAILVFPIAESRMKALWASYVSNLNLERFREISQLFSRALHMVDVRRLWLKLRLVKTRNFHERAMNAQAWASSLASVSLGQASSDQS; this is translated from the exons ATGGATTTGCGGGTTCCGATTCTCTTCTTCTTCTTGAGTACAATATGCTTTCCTTCTGTCTTGGCTTCATCGTCCCCTGTGGAGTTTTCCGTCTGCAATCACGAATTCGAGCTCTTCCGCTTCGATTTAGACTCCAAATGTCCTTCTTCTCTCCATCCAGCTCCTCCTATCCAG GTAGATGGAGAGACACTTGACAGGTTAATAATGTCTTTGAACTATGATGGGAATGGTTATATGTCTGTGCTCTTTTATGCTTCCTGGTGCCCTTTCTCACGTGCTGTCCGTCCTAAGTTTGATATGTTGAGTTCCATGTTCCCTCAAATACAGCACTTAGCTGTCGAGCATTCTCAAGCACTCCCATC TGTGTTTTCAAGGTATGGTATCCGCAGCTTACCTTCAATCCTGATTGTAAATCAAACTTCAAAGGCGCGTTACCGTGGTCAAAAGGATCTTACATCCCTCATTGAGTTTTATGAGGAATCTACAG GTCTCAAGCCTGTCCAGTACGTGGCAGAAGCTGAACCAGCAACCAGCTTAGACGCCACCAACGGTAACCTCATCACATGGTTACGCAAAGGGACATCTATCAGTGAAATATTCAGACAAGATCCTTTCTTGGTACTGTCTCTGCTGTTCATCTGTTTACAAATAGCAATCCTCGTCTTCCCCATAGCAGAATCACGCATGAAAGCGTTGTGGGCTTCTTACGTTTCCAATCTGAACCTGGAAAGGTTTAGAGAGATTAGCCAACTGTTCAGCCGTGCTCTCCACATGGTCGATGTGAGGAGGCTATGGTTGAAACTTAGACTCGTCAAAACAAGGAACTTTCATGAAAGAGCAATGAACGCCCAAGCCTGGGCGTCATCGCTTGCATCTGTGTCTCTTGGCCAAGCTTCGTCAGACCAGTCCTGA